One genomic region from Vanacampus margaritifer isolate UIUO_Vmar chromosome 2, RoL_Vmar_1.0, whole genome shotgun sequence encodes:
- the LOC144043372 gene encoding uncharacterized protein LOC144043372 produces MAAYGAVVGTACKGAALVPGSRWLVTSYLSPKPRHCLRLQTASLCSPGTEPRRSQKDIRGAVEEEWEDEGPEYIPLRKAKHPMMKVGYAWMIGLPAGIIGFLMVKRQVDKNRLKQLKIRQRMQNSNVGDYEGSRYRRHAEIVKSHQ; encoded by the exons ATGGCGGCGTACGGGGCAGTTGTTGGCACAGCTTGTAAAG GTGCAGCCCTGGTTCCCGGTAGTAGATGGTTGGTGACGAGCTACCTCTCCCCAAAACCCCGCCATTGTTTGAGGCTGCAGACCGCATCGCTTTGCAGTCCCGGGACGGAGCCACGGAGAAGCCAAAAGGATATAAGAGGGGCTGTGGAAGAGGAGTGGGAAGACGAGGGTCCAGAGTACATTCCCCTTAGAAAGGCCAAACATCCCATGATGAAGGTTGGGTATGCCTG GATGATAGGCCTCCCCGCTGGTATCATCGGCTTCCTGATGGTCAAAAGGCAAGTGGACAAGAACCGCTTAAAGCAGCTGAAAATTCGACAGAGGATGCAAAATTCAAACGTGGGGGACTACGAAGGAAGCCGCTACCGCCGTCATGCAGAGATAGTTAAATCTCACCAATAA
- the mcm6 gene encoding DNA replication licensing factor MCM6 — protein sequence MDVATATAENAGETVKDELADKCQKLFQAFLEEFQTADGEVKYVREAEELIRPERNTLLVSYIDLEVFNQELATTIQEEYYRVYPFLCRAVRNFARDHGNVPLTKEFYVALEDLPTRHKIRELSSMRIGTLVRISGQVVRTHPVHPELVSGTFLCMDCQSVIKDVPQQFKYSPPTICRNPACNNRSRFHLDTHKSKFIDFQKVRIQETQAELPRGSIPRSLEIVLRAEAVETAQAGDRCDFIGTLIVVPDVSQLSTPGLRAETSTRVGGPQRSESEGLRGLKALGVRELSYKLAFLACNVAPTNPRFGGKELREEEQTAESIKSQMTEREWEKVFEMSQDKNLYHNLCTSLFPTIHGNDEVKRGILLMLFGGVPKTTMEGTSLRGDVNVCIVGDPSTAKSQFLKHVEEFSPRAVYTSGKASTAAGLTAAVVRDEESHEFVIEAGALMLADNGVCCIDEFDKMDLKDQVAIHEAMEQQTISITKAGVKATLNARTSILAAANPVNGRYDRSKSLKQNVNLTAPIMSRFDLFFILVDDSNEVTDYAIARRIVDLHSRVEESVDRLYSLDEIRRYLLFARQFKPKISSESEEFFVEQYKRLRQRDSSGGVTKSAWRITVRQLESMIRLSEGMARMHCCDEVQPKHVKEAFRLLNKSIIRVETPDINLEQDDEQEEEELPEEGNMPNGVNGEVVGINGHVNGVGGLVNGVNGHAETGSQPKPSLRLSFAEYQRISNLLVLHLRRSEEAEEEAELKKQAVVNWYLKQIESEIDTEEELINKKGLIEKVIHRLVHFDHILIELSQSGLKGSEPASTEEDVVLVVNPNYTLED from the exons ATGGATGTTGCTACTGCTACCGCAGAGAATGCCGGGGAGACGGTGAAAGACGAGTTGGCGGACAAGTGTCAGAAGTTATTCCAGGCTTTTTTGGAGGA atTCCAGACTGCGGATGGAGAAGTGAAGTATgtcagggaggctgaggagctGATTAGACCTGAGAGGAACACACTTCTGGTTAGCTACATTGATCTTGAGGTCTTCAACCAGGAGCTAGCAACCACCATCCAAGAGGAATATTACAG AGTCTACCCCTTCCTCTGTCGGGCCGTCCGTAACTTTGCAAGGGATCATGGGAATGTTCCTCTCACAAAAGAATTCTACGTGGCCCTTGAAGATCTGCCTACGAGACACAA GATTCGCGAGCTCTCATCCATGCGCATCGGGACCCTGGTGAGGATCAGTGGTCAGGTTGTGAGGACGCACCCAGTCCACCCTGAACTG GTGAGCGGCACCTTCCTGTGCATGGACTGCCAGTCGGTGATCAAAGACGTCCCTCAGCAGTTCAAATACTCGCCGCCCACCATCTGCCGCAACCCAGCCTGCAACAACCGCTCGCGCTTCCACCTCGACACACACAAGTCCAAGTTCATTGACTTCCAGAAG GTGCGTATCCAGGAGACGCAAGCGGAGCTGCCCCGTGGTTCCATCCCACGCTCCCTGGAGATCGTTCTGAGAGCTGAAGCGGTGGAGACGGCTCAAGCCGGAGACCGATGTGACTTCATCGGGACGCTGATTGTGGTGCCAGATGTCTCACAGCTCAGCACTCCCG GTCTGCGAGCAGAGACCAGTACCAGGGTAGGCGGACCTCAGCGCTCCGAGTCAGAAGGTCTGAGGGGATTGAAAGCTCTGGGAGTCCGAGAACTGTCGTACAAATTGGCTTTCCTGGCCTGTAATGTTGCGCCTACAAACCCACGG TTTGGTGGCAAGGAGCTGCGGGAGGAGGAGCAAACAGCTGAGAGCATCAAGAGCCAGATGACCGAGCGAGAGTGGGAGAAGGTTTTTGAGATGAGTCAAGACAAGAACCTGTACCATAACCTGTGCACCAGCCTCTTCCCCACCATCCACG GCAATGACGAGGTGAAGCGCGGCATCCTGCTGATGCTCTTCGGGGGCGTTCCTAAGACCACTATGGAGGGAACCTCGCTGAGGGGAGATGTCAACGTCTGTATTGTTGGAGACCCCAGTACTGCTAAGAGCCAGTTCCTCAA gcacGTGGAGGAGTTCAGCCCCCGAGCTGTGTACACGAGTGGAAAAGCGAGCACCGCCGCAGGTCTGACCGCCGCCGTAGTCCGAGATGAAGAATCCCACGAGTTTGTAATTGAGGCCGGAGCTTTGATGCTGGCTGATAAC GGTGTGTGCTGCATTGATGAGTTTGACAAGATGGACCTAAAAGACCAAGTGGCCATCCATGAGGCCATGGAGCAACAGACCATCAGCATCACGAAGGCTGGAGTCAAG GCCACCCTGAACGCTCGCACATCCATCCTCGCTGCCGCCAACCCCGTCAACGGGCGCTACGACCGCAGCAAGAGCCTGAAACAGAACGTCAACCTGACCGCCCCCATCATGAGCCGCTTCGACCTCTTCTTCATCCTGGTGGATGACAGCAATGAG GTTACGGACTACGCCATCGCCAGGCGCATCGTCGATCTTCACTCTCGCGTGGAGGAATCCGTGGACAGGCTGTACTCGTTGGACGAAATCCGGAGATACCTGCTGTTTGCCAGGCAGTTCAAACCCAAA ATTTCCAGCGAATCCGAGGAGTTCTTTGTGGAGCAGTATAAGCGTCTGCGGCAGCGCGACAGCTCGGGCGGCGTGACCAAGTCGGCCTGGAGGATCACCGTGCGACAGTTGGAGAGCATGATCCGCCTTTCCGAGGGCATGGCCAGGATGCACTGTTGTGATGAG GTGCAGCCCAAACATGTGAAGGAAGCGTTCCGCCTGTTGAATAAGTCCATTATCAGAGTGGAGACACCCGACATCAACCTGGAGCAAGATGACGaacaggaagaggaggagcttCCGGAAGAAG GAAACATGCCTAACGGAGTGAATGGTGAGGTCGTTGGAATAAACGGTCACGTCAATGGTGTCGGCGGTCTTGTCAACGGCGTGAACGGCCACGCCGAGACTGGCAGTCAGCCCAAACCGTCCCTCCGTCTGTCTTTCGCCGAGTACCAGCGCATCTCCAACTTGCTGGTCCTGCATCTCCGCAGATCAGAAGAAG ctgaggaggaggcggagcttaAAAAACAAGCAGTGGTCAATTGGTACCTGAAGCAGATCGAGTCCGAGATCGACACGGAGGAGGAGCTCATCAATAAGAAGGGACTGATCGAGAAGGTCATCCACAGGCTGGTGCACTTT GATCACATCCTCATCGAGCTGTCTCAGTCGGGCCTTAAAGGCTCCGAACCTGCTAGCACGGAAGAAGACGTGGTTCTGGTTGTCAATCCCAACTACACCCTTGAAGACTGA